From Streptomyces sp. NBC_00690, a single genomic window includes:
- a CDS encoding ArsR/SmtB family transcription factor has protein sequence MQVPLYQAKAEFFRMLGHPVRIRVLELLQSGPMPVRDLLTAIEVEPAALSQQLAVLRRSGIVTSTREGSTVVYELAGGDVAELMRAARRILTEMLAGQNELLAELREDVVTSR, from the coding sequence GTGCAGGTGCCGTTGTACCAGGCGAAGGCCGAGTTCTTTCGGATGCTCGGGCACCCGGTCCGTATACGGGTGCTGGAGTTGCTCCAGAGTGGTCCGATGCCGGTACGGGATCTGTTGACCGCGATCGAGGTGGAGCCTGCGGCGCTGTCTCAGCAGCTCGCAGTCCTGCGTCGCTCTGGGATCGTCACCTCCACCCGGGAGGGCTCGACGGTGGTGTACGAGTTGGCGGGCGGGGATGTGGCGGAGTTGATGCGGGCCGCCCGGCGGATTCTGACCGAGATGCTGGCCGGCCAGAACGAGCTCCTGGCGGAGCTGCGGGAAGACGTGGTCACGTCCCGGTGA
- a CDS encoding STAS domain-containing protein — MTIEWRYTTHPNLSVLSLAGHLGPEAVARFTGAIGWALARGTGPVILDLTELRSWSTDGQAAVVQAARQLAAEGRRLELAAVPADGFLVPESPHPSIPVHGDLPTALTAHHLVPGKQRQWSSDEWPNATTT, encoded by the coding sequence ATGACCATCGAGTGGCGCTACACCACCCACCCCAACCTCAGTGTTCTCTCCCTGGCCGGGCACCTGGGCCCCGAGGCGGTGGCCCGGTTCACCGGTGCGATCGGCTGGGCCCTGGCCCGCGGAACCGGACCGGTCATCCTGGACCTGACCGAACTGCGCAGCTGGTCGACAGACGGACAGGCCGCCGTCGTCCAGGCCGCACGCCAACTCGCCGCCGAGGGACGCCGCCTGGAGCTGGCCGCGGTCCCCGCCGACGGCTTCCTCGTACCCGAGAGCCCCCATCCGTCGATCCCCGTGCACGGCGACCTGCCCACCGCCCTCACCGCCCACCACCTCGTGCCAGGGAAACAACGCCAGTGGTCCAGCGACGAGTGGCCCAACGCCACCACAACCTGA
- a CDS encoding WD40 repeat domain-containing serine/threonine protein kinase produces the protein MEWPKVTAMVGEVGRLVGGRYRLVELVGQGGMGRVWRGHDETLDRRVAVKEVVLPAGTSPGEREQLLQRTMREARVAATLGHPGIITVHDVVKDADAPWIVMEFIPGDSLGGLIAQNGRLPWQRVAEIGAEIADALAHAHAAGVVHRDLKPDNILIHGARTILTDFGIARVLDDSAGTRLTRTGTIVGTPQYMAPEQLEGGDATAAGDLWSLGATLYAAVEGKGPFEAPTLMALFHAILSQPLPAPRHAAQLAPTLNDLLSKNPDQRPSATALAARLTGLHHPPTRPDHPAPPAPAPKYQPTVTAPARQRPSVPHPPTHISAPDTHATPTTGGAGRSGPARRTVVLAGATAVAGIAGAAWALRPDSDEPSGRPSTASLKGHTKGVYAVAFSPDGKTVASGGEDNTVRWWNTATRSLTASVNGRSLVLAVAFSPDGKTIATGHGDSTIRLWRVADRGLVATLTGHSKSVNGVAFSPDGKTVASAGRDLTVRLWKVSDGAPVAVFAGHTSDVVSVAFSPDGKHLASGAWDNTVRLWDVAAESPLATLTGHTLYVSSVAFSPDGKSLASGGWDKKIRLWDVASRTSTATLDGHTEIVRAVAFTPDGEQLASASEDETVRIWDILRRASTTTLSDSAGALCSVAISRDGRTVASADRDVRLWSLD, from the coding sequence ATGGAGTGGCCTAAAGTGACCGCCATGGTGGGGGAAGTGGGACGCTTGGTGGGTGGACGGTACCGATTGGTCGAGTTGGTGGGCCAGGGCGGTATGGGACGGGTATGGCGGGGGCACGATGAGACCCTCGACCGCAGGGTCGCCGTCAAGGAAGTGGTACTGCCGGCGGGAACTTCGCCGGGTGAGCGGGAGCAGTTGCTTCAACGCACCATGCGCGAGGCGCGGGTGGCAGCGACACTGGGGCACCCCGGGATCATCACCGTCCATGACGTGGTCAAGGACGCTGACGCTCCCTGGATCGTCATGGAGTTCATCCCCGGGGACTCCCTTGGTGGCCTGATCGCCCAGAACGGCAGGCTCCCTTGGCAGAGGGTCGCCGAGATCGGCGCGGAGATCGCCGACGCGCTCGCGCATGCCCACGCCGCTGGCGTTGTCCACCGTGACCTCAAGCCCGACAACATCCTCATCCACGGCGCGCGCACCATCCTCACCGACTTCGGCATCGCCCGTGTCCTCGACGACTCGGCTGGAACCCGGCTCACCCGTACCGGAACAATCGTGGGAACACCTCAGTACATGGCTCCCGAGCAACTCGAAGGCGGGGACGCCACCGCTGCCGGCGATCTCTGGTCACTCGGAGCCACCCTGTACGCCGCCGTCGAAGGCAAGGGCCCCTTCGAAGCTCCTACTTTGATGGCACTCTTCCACGCCATCCTCTCCCAGCCCCTGCCTGCACCCCGGCACGCCGCACAGCTCGCCCCCACCCTGAACGACCTTCTGTCCAAGAATCCCGATCAACGCCCGAGTGCCACTGCCCTCGCCGCCCGACTCACCGGTCTCCATCACCCGCCCACCCGGCCGGACCATCCAGCGCCACCGGCACCGGCACCGAAGTACCAGCCGACCGTCACCGCACCCGCCCGGCAACGTCCGTCCGTGCCACACCCGCCCACCCATATCTCCGCACCGGATACACACGCCACACCGACTACGGGAGGAGCCGGGCGAAGTGGGCCTGCCCGTCGGACGGTCGTCCTGGCCGGGGCCACGGCCGTTGCCGGGATCGCCGGGGCCGCATGGGCGCTCAGACCCGATTCGGACGAGCCCTCGGGCCGACCGAGTACGGCCAGCCTCAAGGGTCACACCAAGGGTGTGTATGCGGTGGCCTTCAGCCCCGATGGGAAGACCGTCGCCAGCGGGGGCGAGGACAACACCGTCCGTTGGTGGAACACGGCCACCAGGTCCCTCACCGCATCGGTCAACGGGCGTTCCCTGGTGTTGGCCGTGGCGTTCAGCCCGGACGGCAAGACCATCGCCACCGGTCACGGTGACAGCACCATCCGGCTATGGCGTGTGGCCGACCGCGGTCTCGTTGCCACCCTCACCGGCCACAGCAAATCGGTGAACGGCGTCGCCTTCAGCCCGGACGGCAAGACCGTCGCCAGCGCGGGCCGGGATCTGACGGTGCGTCTGTGGAAGGTGTCCGACGGGGCCCCCGTCGCCGTCTTCGCCGGCCACACCTCCGATGTGGTCTCCGTCGCCTTCAGCCCCGATGGGAAACACCTCGCCAGCGGCGCCTGGGACAACACGGTCCGCCTCTGGGACGTGGCAGCCGAAAGCCCGCTCGCCACCCTCACCGGCCACACCCTCTATGTGTCGTCGGTCGCCTTCAGCCCCGACGGAAAGTCTCTCGCCAGCGGTGGTTGGGACAAAAAGATCCGGCTGTGGGACGTGGCTTCCCGGACCAGTACCGCCACACTCGATGGGCACACCGAGATCGTGAGAGCCGTCGCGTTCACACCGGATGGCGAGCAGCTCGCCAGTGCCAGCGAGGACGAGACCGTACGCATATGGGACATCCTGCGTCGGGCCAGCACCACCACCCTCTCCGACAGCGCAGGGGCCCTGTGCTCGGTCGCCATCAGCCGGGACGGGAGAACCGTGGCCAGCGCCGACCGGGACGTACGCCTATGGAGTCTCGACTGA
- a CDS encoding lytic polysaccharide monooxygenase auxiliary activity family 9 protein, producing MSAVRRRLATASLAVSAATFLSLTPSPASAHGSVFGPVSRVSACFAEGPETPKSQICKDLVADSGTQPLYDWNEVNIANADGRHQQIIPDGKLCSANRVKYRALDWARTDWPATAVTAGSYNFNVRVTAAHRGTMTMYITKQGFDPTKPLKWSDLDSAPVGTYSTPGISDSGYYRFTGTLPARTGRHIVYKVWQRHDSTEAFYGCSDVTFGGAGVSAAKAPTEARIDTSAPRSTVSHAGHGGDEHAPALVSAPSQPASALPGALAWAGGAAAFAVGALLLGRGRRRTN from the coding sequence ATGTCTGCCGTCCGACGCCGCCTCGCCACGGCCTCTTTGGCCGTGTCCGCCGCGACCTTCCTTTCCCTGACGCCCTCACCCGCGAGTGCGCACGGCTCCGTCTTCGGCCCGGTCAGCCGGGTGAGCGCATGCTTCGCGGAAGGCCCGGAGACGCCGAAGTCCCAGATCTGCAAGGACCTTGTCGCTGACTCGGGGACCCAGCCGCTGTACGACTGGAACGAGGTGAACATCGCCAATGCCGACGGCAGGCACCAGCAGATCATCCCCGACGGCAAGCTCTGCTCCGCCAACCGCGTGAAGTACCGCGCACTCGACTGGGCCCGCACCGACTGGCCCGCCACGGCGGTGACCGCGGGTTCCTACAACTTCAACGTGAGGGTCACCGCGGCCCACCGGGGCACGATGACGATGTACATCACCAAGCAGGGATTCGACCCGACGAAGCCGCTGAAGTGGTCGGACCTGGACTCGGCCCCGGTGGGTACGTACTCCACGCCGGGCATCAGCGACAGCGGCTACTACCGCTTCACCGGTACCCTCCCCGCCCGCACGGGCCGCCATATCGTCTACAAGGTCTGGCAGCGCCACGACAGCACCGAGGCGTTCTACGGCTGCTCGGACGTCACCTTCGGCGGGGCGGGCGTGTCCGCGGCCAAAGCCCCGACCGAGGCGAGGATCGACACCAGCGCACCCCGCTCGACCGTAAGCCACGCGGGCCATGGCGGGGACGAGCACGCGCCCGCACTGGTCTCCGCTCCGTCGCAGCCCGCGAGTGCTCTGCCAGGTGCTCTGGCCTGGGCGGGGGGCGCAGCCGCGTTTGCCGTGGGCGCCCTGCTCCTCGGCCGCGGTCGACGCAGGACGAACTAA
- a CDS encoding DUF4253 domain-containing protein, with amino-acid sequence MLPPAERLAVTAPFGQRWPGLAPGRPTGPDPDKEAAEYAEFFASLRARVRLGLVPAASGADALAIAGWDGPANYDNDTAKFSTVLRTWEQRFGARVVAVGFDTLHLSIATPPTQTEDALLIAAEHFAFCPDNIWQGSRPHTLISYADQLVDAHSWEFWWD; translated from the coding sequence GTGCTTCCGCCTGCCGAGCGGCTGGCCGTCACCGCGCCCTTCGGGCAGCGATGGCCGGGCCTGGCCCCCGGCCGGCCGACAGGACCCGATCCGGACAAAGAGGCCGCCGAGTACGCGGAGTTCTTCGCCTCCCTGCGGGCCCGTGTCCGTCTTGGGCTGGTCCCTGCGGCTTCGGGCGCCGACGCACTCGCCATAGCAGGATGGGACGGGCCCGCCAACTACGATAACGACACCGCGAAGTTCTCCACCGTTCTGCGAACCTGGGAGCAGCGCTTCGGAGCACGCGTCGTCGCCGTTGGGTTCGACACCCTCCACCTCAGCATCGCCACCCCGCCGACGCAGACAGAAGACGCGCTCCTCATCGCCGCGGAGCACTTTGCGTTCTGCCCGGACAACATCTGGCAAGGCTCCCGTCCCCACACGCTGATCTCATACGCCGATCAACTCGTTGACGCTCACTCCTGGGAATTCTGGTGGGACTGA
- a CDS encoding DJ-1/PfpI family protein → MNRRDVLRASTALGATGVLAGATGSTSAATAVDQPVAAKERTGPFRVQVVMFDGVEELDFAAPYEVFSAAGFFTSRPVEVDYVRASGPAAVTAAYGTRLRGIGRWAPEEADVLVVPGGGYGRRDSPGVWAEIDRGTLPRALAEAARPGLTIAALCTGVMLCSAAGLTRGRPCTTHHRARADLESQGGVVKNARVVDDGDLVTAGGITSGLELALWIVRRELGPDAALGIESMMEYEARGTVWAPNSSAR, encoded by the coding sequence ATGAACCGACGGGACGTGCTCCGTGCCTCCACCGCGCTGGGCGCCACCGGCGTGCTGGCGGGTGCCACAGGCTCCACGAGTGCCGCGACGGCGGTGGATCAGCCGGTCGCGGCGAAGGAACGGACCGGCCCGTTTCGAGTGCAGGTCGTCATGTTCGACGGGGTGGAGGAGCTCGACTTCGCCGCGCCGTACGAGGTGTTCTCCGCTGCGGGGTTCTTCACCTCGCGGCCGGTGGAGGTCGACTACGTGAGAGCCTCGGGACCGGCCGCCGTCACCGCGGCCTACGGGACACGGCTACGCGGCATCGGCCGCTGGGCGCCCGAAGAGGCCGATGTGTTGGTCGTACCAGGCGGCGGCTACGGCCGACGGGACAGCCCGGGGGTATGGGCCGAGATCGACCGGGGAACCCTTCCTCGTGCACTGGCCGAGGCGGCACGTCCGGGACTCACCATCGCGGCACTGTGCACGGGCGTCATGCTCTGCTCCGCCGCCGGGCTGACCCGTGGCCGCCCCTGCACCACCCATCACAGGGCCCGCGCGGACCTGGAGTCGCAGGGCGGGGTGGTGAAGAACGCCCGGGTCGTGGACGACGGCGACCTGGTGACCGCGGGCGGTATCACCTCGGGGCTGGAACTCGCCCTGTGGATCGTCCGCCGTGAACTCGGACCGGACGCCGCACTCGGCATCGAGTCGATGATGGAGTACGAGGCACGGGGCACGGTCTGGGCACCGAACTCCTCGGCGCGATAG
- a CDS encoding TerC family protein: protein MLEVPVWLWGVFAATVVVSLTVDLLSHRTAHVIRFKEAALWSGLWVSLAVIFGAVVFLVLGSTAGTEYTTAWLLEKSLSVDNLFVFAVIFAYFKVPRAYQHRVLFLGVIGALVFRGIFLFLGVAVVSRFTAVLFAFAGVLFYSAYKLLKDEEESFDPGKNFAVRMLRKIIPVRDEYAGAKFFVKEAGKWVATPLLAVVASIEAADLIFAVDSVPAVLAVSDEAFIVYTSNAFAILGLRALYFMLAGLLDRFHYLSKGLAIILAFIGVKLILQASHKMISPSIPEIPSPISLAVIVVILAGSVLLSLRRSARMGGAEQTDEQGAASATPEQPGPPPAVNDGDSPPGSRGRDV from the coding sequence GTGCTGGAGGTTCCGGTCTGGCTGTGGGGTGTGTTCGCCGCGACGGTGGTCGTGTCGCTGACGGTGGACCTGTTGTCCCACCGGACCGCGCACGTCATCCGCTTCAAGGAGGCGGCCCTCTGGAGCGGCCTGTGGGTGAGCCTCGCCGTGATCTTCGGCGCGGTCGTCTTCCTTGTCCTCGGCAGCACTGCCGGCACCGAGTACACAACGGCTTGGCTGCTGGAGAAGAGCCTGTCGGTCGACAATCTGTTCGTCTTCGCCGTAATCTTCGCGTACTTCAAGGTGCCCCGCGCCTACCAGCACCGCGTGCTGTTCTTGGGGGTCATCGGCGCGCTCGTCTTCCGCGGGATCTTCCTTTTCCTCGGTGTGGCCGTGGTCAGCCGCTTCACCGCGGTGCTGTTCGCCTTCGCGGGTGTGCTCTTCTACAGCGCCTACAAACTCCTCAAGGACGAGGAGGAGAGTTTTGACCCGGGCAAGAACTTTGCCGTGCGGATGCTTCGTAAGATCATCCCGGTTCGGGACGAGTATGCCGGGGCGAAGTTCTTCGTCAAGGAGGCCGGCAAGTGGGTGGCGACTCCACTCCTCGCGGTGGTGGCGTCCATCGAGGCCGCCGACCTGATCTTCGCTGTTGACAGTGTTCCGGCCGTCCTCGCGGTCAGCGACGAAGCCTTCATCGTCTACACCAGCAATGCGTTCGCCATCCTCGGCCTACGGGCCCTCTACTTTATGCTCGCCGGCCTTCTGGACCGCTTCCACTACCTGAGCAAGGGCCTGGCGATCATCCTCGCCTTCATCGGTGTCAAGCTGATCCTTCAGGCATCCCACAAGATGATCAGCCCCAGCATCCCCGAGATCCCTTCACCGATCAGCCTCGCAGTCATCGTCGTGATCCTGGCAGGTTCCGTGCTCCTCAGCCTCAGAAGGTCCGCCCGGATGGGCGGTGCGGAACAGACCGATGAACAGGGGGCTGCTTCCGCGACCCCCGAGCAACCCGGCCCGCCACCTGCGGTGAATGACGGTGATTCCCCACCTGGATCACGGGGTCGGGACGTTTGA
- a CDS encoding zinc ribbon domain-containing protein YjdM produces MRNTVNDATDALPPCPKCSSAYTYAMGALLVCPECAHEWTPTPLGSTSGGEAQAIRDAVGNVLADGDTVTVVKTLKVKGSPSSIKAGTKVRNIRLVNGADGHDIDCKIDGLGAMQLKSSVVKKA; encoded by the coding sequence ATGAGGAACACCGTGAACGACGCGACCGATGCCCTCCCGCCATGCCCCAAGTGCTCCAGTGCCTACACCTACGCCATGGGTGCACTCCTGGTCTGTCCCGAGTGCGCCCACGAGTGGACGCCGACGCCCCTCGGCTCCACGAGCGGCGGAGAGGCCCAAGCGATCAGGGATGCGGTCGGCAACGTGCTCGCCGACGGTGACACCGTCACCGTCGTCAAAACCCTGAAGGTCAAGGGCAGTCCGAGCAGCATCAAGGCCGGCACCAAAGTCCGCAACATCCGCCTGGTCAACGGTGCGGACGGCCACGACATCGACTGCAAGATCGACGGACTCGGCGCCATGCAACTCAAATCCAGCGTGGTCAAGAAAGCCTGA